One Chloroflexota bacterium genomic window carries:
- a CDS encoding Uma2 family endonuclease: MTIQEPTIVPTILDILPAPGEWTEAFYYIVSERGRLVELSSGNLEILPMPTDYHQLILGRLFIALFTFANQYKLGQVRFAPLPVRLWPGKIREPDILFMSAAHADRIEKYWGVPDLVVEIISEGDAKRDRTEKPEDYAQAEIPEYWIVDPETKTLDVLRLEGESYKLLAHLAENDMITSPTFPGFTYALKDLFAPA; the protein is encoded by the coding sequence ATGACTATCCAAGAACCAACCATTGTTCCAACTATCCTGGATATTCTCCCGGCTCCGGGTGAGTGGACTGAGGCCTTCTACTACATTGTCTCAGAGCGAGGCCGCCTGGTTGAACTTTCCAGCGGCAATCTGGAAATTCTCCCCATGCCCACTGATTATCATCAACTTATTTTAGGCCGGCTGTTTATTGCCTTATTTACCTTTGCTAACCAATACAAATTGGGTCAGGTGCGCTTTGCGCCTCTGCCAGTCCGGCTGTGGCCTGGCAAAATCCGCGAGCCTGATATTCTTTTCATGTCAGCCGCCCACGCGGATCGAATTGAAAAGTATTGGGGTGTTCCTGATCTCGTCGTGGAAATTATTTCGGAAGGCGACGCCAAGCGCGACCGCACTGAGAAGCCCGAAGACTACGCCCAGGCCGAAATTCCTGAGTACTGGATTGTTGATCCTGAAACGAAAACGCTGGATGTTCTGCGGCTCGAAGGCGAAAGCTACAAACTCCTGGCGCATCTGGCGGAGAACGACATGATCACCTCGCCGACCTTCCCCGGCTTTACTTACGCCCTCAAGGATTTGTTCGCGCCCGCCTGA
- the murJ gene encoding murein biosynthesis integral membrane protein MurJ, protein MNRLARNTFTVMAGLVAANLIGLLRQIIISRTFGTSAAPDTYFAAFRVPDLLFNVLAGGALASAFIPMFAGFLAEGDSPRAWRLASAIVNNLLIVLCAVAGLAALTAPFLVRAVLARTLPPDQQRLTVDLMRIMLLSTVIFGVSGLLMGIHNAHHHFLSPALAPILYNVGIMAGALTAPWSGIYGPAWGVVVGAALHLLVQLPTLFRHQPGYTLALDLGDAAVRQVGKLMLPRMFGLAVWQINFWVNTVIALTLPIGSLSALTYAFQIFTFPQAAIAQAIAIAIFPTFSAQAARGERDALRSTLASALNLTLFLALPATVGLILLGQPIIAMLFEGGEFTATSTQLVAWALAWYAVGLVGHSVVEVVTRAFYALKDTRTPVLIGTGAMILNVIFSLTFTKLFDSWGQPPHGGLALANSLATAIEMIGLLVVFSQRLGKLDARVMTASLWRATVAALGMGIVVFGLGKLVAASPWIVGLGGAAVGAGVYFALALILRSPEMRLIRRARTNP, encoded by the coding sequence GTGAACCGTCTTGCCCGAAATACTTTCACGGTCATGGCCGGGTTGGTGGCCGCCAACCTCATCGGCCTGCTCAGGCAGATCATTATCAGCCGGACGTTTGGCACCTCCGCCGCTCCTGACACATACTTTGCCGCGTTTCGCGTGCCCGACCTGTTGTTCAACGTGCTGGCGGGCGGGGCGTTGGCCTCGGCCTTCATTCCCATGTTCGCCGGCTTTTTGGCCGAGGGCGACTCGCCCCGCGCCTGGCGGCTGGCAAGCGCCATCGTCAACAATTTGCTGATTGTGCTTTGCGCCGTCGCCGGGCTGGCCGCTCTCACCGCCCCGTTTCTGGTGCGCGCGGTGCTGGCCCGAACGTTGCCGCCGGATCAACAGCGACTGACGGTTGACCTGATGCGGATCATGTTGCTCTCAACCGTGATCTTCGGGGTGAGCGGCCTCTTGATGGGCATCCACAACGCCCATCATCACTTTCTCTCTCCGGCGCTGGCGCCCATTCTGTACAACGTCGGCATCATGGCCGGGGCGCTGACTGCGCCCTGGTCGGGCATTTACGGCCCGGCCTGGGGCGTGGTGGTTGGGGCGGCTCTGCACTTGCTGGTGCAACTGCCAACTCTATTTCGCCATCAACCGGGCTACACTCTTGCTCTCGATTTAGGCGACGCCGCTGTGCGACAAGTTGGTAAGTTGATGTTGCCGCGCATGTTCGGGCTGGCGGTGTGGCAGATCAACTTCTGGGTCAACACGGTCATCGCTCTAACTTTGCCCATTGGCAGTCTCTCTGCCCTCACCTACGCCTTCCAAATCTTCACCTTCCCGCAAGCCGCCATTGCCCAGGCTATTGCCATCGCCATCTTCCCCACCTTCTCGGCGCAAGCGGCTCGCGGCGAGCGCGACGCTTTGCGAAGCACGCTGGCCTCGGCCCTCAACCTGACTCTCTTCCTGGCTTTGCCGGCCACTGTTGGTTTGATCCTCCTCGGCCAGCCCATCATTGCCATGTTGTTCGAGGGAGGCGAGTTCACGGCTACTTCCACCCAACTCGTCGCCTGGGCGTTGGCCTGGTACGCCGTCGGCCTCGTCGGCCACTCGGTTGTGGAAGTGGTGACGCGCGCCTTCTATGCCCTCAAGGACACGCGCACACCGGTGTTGATCGGAACCGGGGCGATGATCCTGAACGTGATCTTTAGCTTGACTTTTACCAAGCTGTTCGACTCGTGGGGGCAACCGCCTCACGGCGGTTTGGCGTTGGCCAACTCATTGGCAACGGCCATTGAGATGATTGGCTTGTTGGTTGTGTTCAGCCAACGGCTGGGGAAGCTGGATGCGCGAGTAATGACGGCCAGCCTGTGGCGAGCGACGGTGGCCGCGCTCGGAATGGGAATTGTAGTGTTCGGTTTGGGGAAACTGGTGGCGGCCTCCCCGTGGATTGTCGGCCTGGGCGGGGCGGCAGTTGGCGCAGGAGTCTACTTTGCACTGGCGCTGATTCTACGAAGCCCGGAGATGCGGCTGATCAGGCGGGCGCGAACAAATCCTTGA